A genome region from Perca fluviatilis chromosome 20, GENO_Pfluv_1.0, whole genome shotgun sequence includes the following:
- the nkx2.9 gene encoding NK2 transcription factor related, locus 9, giving the protein MATPTKFSFSVRSILDLPEQDAEAAPRSSRLYSSCSPYSSWMDCDRSPCLSSDEGSLEASPDSTKPDDSSLDSEPDRSKKSKKRRVLFSKAQTLELERRFRQQRYLSGPEREQLARLLTLTPTQVKIWFQNHRYKMKRGRAEGALQDMEIPQPPVLRRVVVPILVRDGKPFHTCLLDTEKAGCLAPSQALPFHLAYPSLQHPSPVALPPRYHQHFPTAAASRFAWRDFWSDSVHFSSFK; this is encoded by the exons ATGGCTACCCCGACCAAGTTCAGTTTTTCCGTCAGGAGCATCCTGGATTTGCCTGAACAGGATGCGGAGGCAGCGCCGCGGTCCTCCAGGCTTTACTCCTCCTGCTCGCCGTACAGCTCCTGGATGGACTGCGACCGGAGTCCTTGCTTAT ctTCTGACGAAGGTAGTCTCGAGGCCTCCCCGGACTCCACAAAGCCGGATGACTCGTCCCTGGACTCGGAGCCCGACAGGAGCAAGAAGAGCAAGAAGCGCCGGGTTCTGTTCTCCAAGGCCCAGACCCTGGAGCTGGAGAGGCGCTTCCGTCAGCAGCGCTACCTGTCCGGCCCGGAGAGGGAGCAGCTGGCCCGGCTCCTCACCCTGACCCCGACCCAGGTGAAGATCTGGTTCCAGAACCACCGCTACAAGATGAAGAGAGGCCGGGCAGAGGGAGCGCTGCAGGACATGGAGATACCGCAGCCCCCGGTGCTGCGCCGGGTCGTTGTTCCGATCCTGGTCCGGGATGGGAAACCTTTTCACACCTGCTTACTTGACACGGAGAAAGCTGGCTGTTTAGCCCCTTCTCAAGCTTTACCCTTTCACTTAGCCTACCCGTCTCTGCAGCATCCGTCCCCGGTCGCTCTTCCCCCACGGTACCACCAGCACTTTCCCACCGCAGCGGCCTCCAGATTCGCCTGGAGAGACTTTTGGAGCGACTCGGTCCACTTTAGTTCTTTCAAGTGA